A portion of the Rhodopseudomonas sp. BAL398 genome contains these proteins:
- a CDS encoding small ribosomal subunit Rsm22 family protein, whose product MIAPALPAELTAALTQQLHGLSRSDATTRAASMSQTYRDGGGSTAIRSATDALAYAASRMPATYAAVTACLNALLELRPDFVPASLLDCGAGPGTASWAAAEAFDSLRGFELIDANAALRELALQLAQHSRLAAMRYQRGEALALLAAAEPADLVIASYVINELSETGREKFAELAWRKTVDTLLIVEPGTPAGHARVLALRRQLIAQGARVIAPCPHDDACPLVAPDWCHFTQRLPRSRVHQQLKAAELPYEDEKFSYVALTRAPLPQRPARVLAQPELTKIAVTAKLCTERGVVRAVAPRRDKARYAQFRKLRWGDALVDAARD is encoded by the coding sequence ATGATAGCTCCCGCACTCCCCGCCGAATTGACCGCCGCGCTGACGCAACAGCTGCACGGACTGTCGCGCAGCGACGCCACCACGCGGGCGGCGTCGATGTCGCAGACCTATCGGGACGGCGGTGGCTCCACGGCGATCCGCAGCGCCACCGACGCGCTGGCCTATGCGGCGTCGCGGATGCCGGCGACCTATGCGGCGGTCACCGCCTGCCTGAATGCGCTGCTTGAGCTGCGCCCCGATTTTGTGCCGGCGAGCCTGCTCGATTGCGGCGCCGGTCCCGGCACCGCGAGCTGGGCCGCCGCCGAAGCCTTCGATTCGTTGCGCGGCTTCGAGCTGATCGACGCCAATGCGGCGCTGCGCGAGCTGGCGCTGCAATTGGCGCAACACAGCCGGCTTGCGGCGATGCGCTATCAGCGCGGCGAGGCGCTGGCGCTGCTCGCCGCGGCCGAGCCGGCCGATCTGGTGATCGCCAGCTATGTGATCAACGAGTTGAGCGAGACCGGGCGGGAAAAATTCGCCGAGCTGGCCTGGCGCAAGACGGTCGACACGCTGCTGATCGTCGAGCCCGGCACGCCGGCCGGCCATGCCCGCGTGCTGGCGCTGCGCCGGCAATTGATCGCGCAGGGCGCACGTGTGATCGCCCCCTGCCCGCACGACGACGCCTGCCCGCTGGTGGCGCCGGACTGGTGTCACTTCACCCAGCGGCTGCCGCGCTCGCGCGTGCATCAGCAGCTCAAGGCCGCCGAACTGCCCTATGAGGACGAAAAATTCAGCTATGTGGCGCTGACCCGCGCACCTCTGCCGCAACGACCGGCGCGGGTGCTGGCACAGCCGGAGCTGACCAAGATCGCCGTGACGGCGAAATTGTGCACCGAGCGCGGCGTCGTGCGCGCGGTGGCGCCGCGCCGCGACAAGGCGCGCTACGCGCAATTCCGCAAATTACGCTGGGGCGACGCACTGGTCGACGCGGCCCGCGATTGA